The following proteins are encoded in a genomic region of Ammospiza caudacuta isolate bAmmCau1 chromosome 13, bAmmCau1.pri, whole genome shotgun sequence:
- the LOC131563663 gene encoding monocyte chemotactic protein 1B-like, with protein MLPARTVLLLALLLTFSLHHATAHFAPVECCFEYAQKRIRHPQGFYETSKDCPKPAVVIVAANGDEICADPKKDWVKKIIKRLQNKTSDPSTI; from the exons AtgctgcctgcaaggactgtcctgctgctcgccctgctgctcaccttcTCCCTGCACCACGCCACAG cccactTTGCACCTGTGGAATGCTGCTTTGAATATGCACAGAAACGAATCCGACACCCTCAGGGCTTCTACGAGACATCCAAGGACTGCCCCAAGCCTGCAGTTGT GATTGTGGCTGCCAATGGTGATGAGATCTGCGCCGACCCCAAGAAGGACTGggtgaaaaaaatcataaaacggcttcaaaacaaaacatcagACCCATCCACCATCTGA
- the LOC131563666 gene encoding C-C motif chemokine 14-like, which translates to MLTARTVLLLAGLLTLSPCSHAAPYTPAECCFDYVKGVLRLEILLDFNSTTRECYFPAIVFETKKGVKVCANPEEKWVKRAVKVLQKKKPRAP; encoded by the exons aTGCTCACTGCAAGGACAGTCCTGCTGCTCGCTGGGCTCCTCACGCTCTCACCGTGCTCCCATGCAG CCCCCTACACCCCGGCCGAGTGCTGCTTCGACTATGTCAAGGGCGTCCTGCGGCTGGAGATCCTCCTGGACTTCAACTCCACTACCAGGGAATGTTATTTCCCAGCAATTGT GTTTGAGACCAAGAAAGGAGTCAAGGTCTGTGCAAACCCTGAGGAGAAGTGGGTGAAGAGAGCAGTTAAAGTGCttcaaaagaagaaacctcGTGCTCCATGA